The Pseudomonas sp. LFM046 region TTGCTGGCGGCCCTCTGGCTGATGTTCTTCGCCTTCCAGGACGTGCCCTACAGCCACGAGCTCTGGTGGCAGTTCGAAGTGGACGGCGACGCCCCCCGCGCCCTGCGTGCCTCCCTGGCCAGCGGCCTGCTGCTGGCCGCCATCGCACTGGTGTGGCTGCTGCGCCCCGTGCCGCCGACCATCCACGAACCCACGGAAGAAGAACTGCAGAACGCCGCCAAGGTGGTCTGGAAATCCGACCAGCCCGATGGCGGCCTGGTGCTCACCGGCGACAAGGCACTGCTGTTCCATCCCCAGGGCGACGCCTTCCTGATGTATGCCCGCCGCGGCCGCAGCCTGGTGGCGTTGTTCGACCCCATCGGCCCGGCCGCCCGCCGCGCCGAGCTGATCTGGCAGTTCCGCGACCTCTGCGACTTTCACCATGCGCGGCCGGTGTTCTACCAGGTGCGCGCGGAAAACCTGCCTTACTACATGGATATCGGACTCTCCGCCCTGAAGCTGGGTGAAGAGGCACGGGTGGACCTCACCCGCTTCGATCTGGAGGCCAAGAACAAGGCCATGAAGGACCTGCGCTACACCCTCAGCCGAGGCCAACGTGATGGCCTCAGCCTGCAGATCCACGACGCCGGCAGCGCGCCCCTCGACGCGCTGCGGAGCATTTCCGAAGCCTGGATGCAGGGCAAGCAGGCCCGGGAGAAAGGCTTCTCCCTCGGCCGCTTCGACCCGGACTACCTGAACCACTTCCGCATCGCCACCATCCACTTCGAGGGCAAGCCGGTGGCGTTCGCCAACCTGCTGGAAACCGAAGGCAATACCCTGGCCAGTATCGACCTGATGCGCGTCCACCCGCATGCGCCGAAAATGACCATGGAATTCCTCATGCTCAGCCTGCTGCTCCATTACAAGGAACGCGGCCACGCACGCTTCAGCCTCGGCATGGTGCCCCTGGCGGGCCTGCAACCCCGGCGCGGTGCGCCGCTGACCCAGCGCCTCGGCGCCCTGGTTTTCCGCCGTGGCGAGCAGTTCTATAACTTCCAGGGCCTGCGTCGTTTCAAAGAGAAGTTCCAGCCCGACTGGGAGCCGCGCTACATGGCGGTGCCAGCCGGCCTCGACCCGCTGGTGGCGCTGGCCGATACCGCTGCGCTGATCGCCGGCGGTTTCACAGGTCTGGTCAAACGTTGAGGTGCCCATGCTCAAGCGTAACTGGCGACACCTGCTGCTGATCCTGATCGTCCTGCTGGTGGGTGCGCTCCTGCTGCTCTGGAGCCGCCCCACGCCCCAGGCAAAGCTGGAGCACCTGAAGGCCGCCGACGGCAGCCCCATGACCCTGGCCAACCCCGCTGGCGCCGTGCAACACCGGGCCCTGCTGATGGCCAGCGGCGATCAGCGCCTGACCGATGCCGACCTGCTGGTCCTGGCCCGCAGCAGCAATGCCCGGCTGCTGCAGCTGGACCTGCCGGCCAAGGACTGCGCAGCCCAGCAACAGCGCCTGCAACAGGCCCGGGAAACCCTTGGCGGCGAACCCACGCTGGTGGCCGGCATCGGCCCGGCCGCCACCTTTGCCTGGCGCTGGCTGGCCGGCCAGGGCGACGACAACGCCCAGGCCCTGTCCATCGACTTCAGCCTGGACAGCCCGGACTGCCCCGCCCCACTCCCGCAAAAAGCCCCCCACGGCCATTGGCTGGCCGCCTGGAATGACAACCCGGACGACCCCAGTGCCGCCTTCGCCCGCAACCAGGACAACGCCGAGACCCTGATCAGCGACTACGACACCAGCCTGGTCCAGTTGCTGCAGCAGCGCCTGGCCGGTCTGCTCCAGGGCCAGGGCGATCCTCTGCCCGTGGTGGAAGTGCCCGCCGATCAGCACGTCGATACCGTCACCCTGTTCTATTCCGGCGACGGCGGCTGGCGCGACCTGGACCGCGCCGTGGCCGACGAGATGGCCAAGCGAGACTATCCGGTGGTGGGCATCGACGCCCTGCGCTACTTCTGGCAGCACAAGAGCCCGGAACAGGGCGCCGCCGACCTCAGCCGGTTGATGAAGGACTACCGCGAGAAATGGGGTGCCAAGCGCTTCGTGCTGGCGGGCTACTCCTTTGGCGCCGACGTCTTGCCGGCCTTCTACAACCGCCTGCCCCAGGCCGACCAACAGCAGGTGGACGCCATCATCCTGCTGGCCCTGGCCCGCAGCGGCAGCTTCGAGATCGAGGTGCAGGGCTGGCTCGGCAAGGCCGGCCAGGAAGCCGCCACCGGTCCGGAACTGGCGAAACTGCCGGCAGCCAAGGTGCTCTGCGTATTTGGCAAGGACGAGGCGGACGAAAGCGGCTGCACCCAGGCCGGCGCCGTCGGAGAAAACCTGGAATTGCCCGGCGGGCACCATTACGACGAGAACTACCCGGCATTGGCGGAGAAACTGCTGAAAGCGGTGGAGAAACGTCAGAGTAGCCCGACAGAAACCTGATCCAGATTCAGATTCACTTAAGAAACTGCGGTTATCCTGCCCACCGTTTCGCCTGAAGACGAGAAAGAGGAACCGTGATGAGTCTCAAGAACGCGCCTTCCCGCTATGGGAACCTGTCCATCGCCCTGCACTGGCTGATGTTGATCCTGATCGCAGCCGTGTACGCCTGCATTGAACTCAAGGGCAATTTCCCCAAGGGCAGCGAAACCCGCGACCTGCTCAAGGAATGGCACTTCATGCTCGGGCTTGCGGTGTTTTTCCTGGTCGGTCTGCGCGTGATCGGCCGGATGATTTCCCCTACCCCGGCCATCAAGCCGGAGCCCGCCGGTTGGCAGAACGCCCTGGCGAAGCTGATGCACCTGGGCCTCTACGCCCTGATGATCGGCGCGCCCCTGGCCGGCTGGCTGATCCTCAGCGCCGCCGGCAAGCCCATCCCCTTCTTCGGCATGGAGCTGCCAGCGCTGATCGGTCCGAACAAGGAACTGGCCGGCGACATCAAGGAACTTCACGAACTGGCAGGCACCGCCGGCTACTGGCTGATCGGCCTGCACGCCGTGGCCGCACTGTTCCATCATTACGTCGTGCGGGATAACACCCTCGTGCGGATGATGCCGGGGCGCGGCTGAGTTCCCCTGCAGCCCTCTCCCTTCAGGGAGAGGGCAACACCCTCTCAAATCTCCACCTGCGTCCCCAGCTCGATCACCCGGTTCAGCGGCAGGTTGAAAAACTTCAAGTTGCTATTGGCGTTCTTCAACAGGAAGGCAAACAGCGCCTCGCGCCAACGCGCCATGCCGATGCGCTTGGTGGGGATCACCGTCTCGCGGCTGAGGAAGTAAGTCGTGCGCATCGGGCTGAAGTCCAGCTCGTTGAGGTGGCAGAGCTTCAGCGCCGCCGGCACGTCCGGCTCTTCGATGAAACCGAAGTGCAGGATCACCCGGAAGAAGCCGTCTCCATACGAATCCACCTCGAAGCGCCGCTCCGCCGGGACCCGTGGCGTGTCCTCGCTCGCCACCGTCAGCAGCACCACCTGATCGTGCAGCACCTGGTTATGCAGCAGGTTGTGCAGCAACGCGTGGGGCACCGCGTCCGGCCGTGCAGTAAGGAACACTGCCGTGCCCTGCACCCGGATCGGCGGCTGGGAGCGGATGCTGCTGATGAACAGCGGCAACGGCAGCGCAGTTTCATCCAGGCGATCCACAACGATCTGCTTGCCGCGCTTCCAGGTGGTCATCAGGGTGAACAGCGCCGCACCGGCGATCACCGGGAAAGCACCGCCCTGGACTATCTTCGGCACGTTGGCGGCAAAGAACAGGCTGTCGACGAAGAGGAAGCCCAGCAGCACCGGCAAGGCCAGCCACCAGGGGGTTTTCCACAGCAGCAGCATCACCACCGCAACCAGCAGGGTGGTGATCAGCATGGTGCCGGTCACCGCCACACCGTAGGCCGAGGCCAGGGCACCGGACGACTCGAAGCCCAGCACCAGCAGCACCACGCCCACCATCAGCGCCCAGTTCACGGCGGAGATGTAGATCTGTCCCTGCTCTTGCTGGGAGGTGTGTTGCACGAACATCCGCGGGATGTAGCCCAGCTGCATGGCTTGGCGGGTCAGGGAGAAGGCCCCGGAAATCACCGCCTGGGAGGCGATCACCGTGGCCAGGGTGGAGAGCAGCACCATCGGCAGCAGTGCCCAGCCCGGCGCCAGCAGGTAGAAGGGATTTCGTGCAGCGGAGGCATCCGAAAGGATCGCGGCCCCCTGACCGAAGTAGTTCAGCACCAGGCCCGGCAGTACCAGGAAGAACCAGGCGCGGGCGATGGGCTTGCGGCCGAAGTGGCCCATATCGGCGTACAGGGCCTCGGCGCCGGTCAAGGCCAGTACCACGGCGCCGAGGATGGCCACGCCGACGCCCGGGTGGGTGATGAAGAAATGCACGCACCACCAGGGGTTGACGGCCTTCAGCACTTCCGGCTGCTGGACGATGCCGTAGAGACCCAAGGCGCCCAGCACACTGAACCAGAGCACCATGATGGGGCCGAAGAGAATGCCGATGCGTGCGGTGCCGTGTTTCTGGATCAGGAACAGCCCGACCAGCACGATCAGTGACAGTGGCACCACCCAGTGGCCGATGCCCTCGAACGCCAGGTCCAGACCCTCGATGGCAGAGAGCACCGAAATCGCCGGGGTGATCATGCTGTCGCCGTAGAACAGCGCCGTACCGAACAGGCCCAGCAGCAGCACCGCCACCTTCAGCCGCGGACGCGATCTGGCCGCCCGCTGCGCCAGCGCCGTCAGGGCCATGGCGCCACCTTCGCCGTCGTTGTCGGCGCGCAGCACGAACAGCATGTACTTGATCGACACCACCCAGACCAGCGACCAGAAGATCAGCGACAGCACGCCGAGAACCCCGTCGTGGTTGACCTGAACCCCGTACTGGGCGGAGAAGACCTCCTTCAGGGTGTACAACGGGCTGGTGCCGATATCGCCGTAGACCACGCCCGCAGCGGCCACCAGCATGCCGAGGCCGGAAGCCGTATGTCCTTCATGCTGCTCGGCGGATTGGGTGACGCTATCGCTCATCTGGACCTTCCTGTGGATGACGGTTGGCAGGCATCGTCCGAAACGCCCGTCCGGCCAGCAAGGGCGCCCCGCCCATCCTAGGCCAGTTCCTACATCCTAGACGGAGAAACACTTCAGATGAGGGTGGAAATGGCTGACGCCTGCCGCTAGAATTGCGCACTTTTTGATCAGAGGCGCCCTCCCGAGCGCCCATTGAGGTTAGCCGCACATGTCCACCGCCACCCCCAAAGTCGGATTCGTCAGCCTGGGTTGCCCGAAGGCCACCGTCGACTCCGAACGCATCCTCACCCAGCTGCGCATGGAAGGTTACGAAATCGTACCGACCTACCAGGACGCAGACGTGGTGGTGGTCAACACCTGTGGCTTTATCGACAGCGCCAAGGCCGAATCCCTGGACGCCATTGGCGAGGCCATCGCCGAGAACGGCAAGGTGATCGTCACTGGCTGCATGGGCGTGTCCGAAGACAGCATCCGTGATGTGCACCCAAGCGTGCTGGCCGTGACCGGCCCGCAGCAGTACGAGCAGGTGGTCAACGCCGTGCACGAAGTGGTGCCGCCGAAGGCCGACCACGATCCCTTCATCGACCTGGTACCGCCCCAGGGCGTCAAGCTGACCCCGCGTCACTACGCCTACCTGAAGATTTCCGAAGGCTGCAACCACAGCTGCAGCTTCTGCATCATCCCGTCCATGCGCGGCAAGCTGGTCAGCCGCCCGGTGGGTGACGTGCTCTCCGAGGCCGAGCGCCTGGTCAAGGCTGGCGTGAAGGAGCTGCTGGTGATCTCCCAGGACACCAGCGCCTACGGCGTCGACCTCAAGTACAAGCTCGACTTCTGGAACGGCCAGCCGGTCAAGACCCGCATGCTGGAGCTGTGCGAAGCCCTCTCCGCCATGGGCGTGTGGGTTCGCCTGCACTACGTCTATCCCTACCCGAACGTGGATGACGTGATCCCGCTGATGGCCGAAGGCAAGCTGCTGCCCTACCTGGATATCCCCTTCCAGCACGCCAGCCCGAAGGTGCTCAAGGCCATGAAGCGTCCTGCCTTCGAGGACAAGACCCTGGCCCGCATCAAGAAGTGGCGCGAGATCTGCCCGGATCTGACCATCCGCTCCACCTTCATCGTCGGCTTCCCCGGCGAGACCGAAGAAGACTTCCAGTACCTGCTGGACTGGCTGACCGAGGCTCAACTGGACCGCGTCGGCTGCTTCCAGTACTCCCCCGTGGACGGCGCCCCGGCCAACGACCTCGGCCTGGAGCCGGTGCCGGACGACGTGAAACAGGACCGCTGGGAGCGCTTCATGGCGCACCAACAGGCCATCTCCACCGCCCGCCTGCAGCTGAAGATCGGCCGCGAAATGGACGTGCTGATCGACGAAGTGGACGACGAAGGCGCCGTGGCTCGCTCCTGGGCGGACGCACCGGAAATCGACGGCAGCGTGTTCATCGAGTCCACCAGCGTGAAGCCGGGCGACAAGGTGCGCGTGCGCATCGTGGATGCCGATGAGTACGACATGTGGGCCGAGCTGGTCTGAGTCGATAGCTGAATGGAAGAGCCCCGCCGATACGGGGCTTTTTCTTTTTGTCCACAAGGCCCTGTCAGCTTAACCAGGGCGCAACAGGAGGGGCGGCGACTCCCCCCGCGCAGCGTCGTAGGATGTGCTGGAGCGCAGCGATACTCATCGACGGAGCCTGCCCATGCTCAAGGTCTTCTACGACGGCGCCTGCCCCCGCTGCATCGCCGATCGCCGCTGGTACGAATCGCTCCCCCGCGCCGGCGAGGGCGTCGAATGGGTCGACATCACCGGCCGCGACGAAGAACTGCTCGCCCTCGGCATCGATCCTTACCTCGCACTCACCGAACTCCACGTTCAGGACGAATCCGGCCACATTCACCGCGAGCTGGACGCGTACATCCTCCTGCTCGCCCGGGTCCCCCGGCTGGCGTTCGTGGCCCGGCTGATCGCCCTGCCGCTGATCAAGCCACTCCTGTCACGCGCATACCGCCACTGGGTAATTCGCCGCCTGCAGCGGGACGGCAGGCTCTAGAGGCAGCGTCTAGACTCGCTCCATCCAAGGCCCAAGCGGAACGACGACAATGACTAGCGAGAACCGCCAGGTAACCCTCTACCACTGCCCCTACACCCGCTCCACCGGCGCGCTGACCCTGCTGGAAGAACTGGGTGTCGAATACAACCTCCACGTGATGAACATGAAGCTCGGCGAGCAGCGAAAGCCGGAATTCCTCGCCATCAACCCCATGGGCAAGGTGCCCACCCTCACCCACGGCGATGCGGTGGTCACCGAGCAGGTGTCGGTCTACCTCTACCTCGCCGATCTCTACCCTGAAGCCAAGCTGGCGCCGCCCCTGGGCAACCCGCTGCGCGGCCCCTACCTGCGCTGGATGGTGTTCTACGGTTCCTGCTTCGAGCCGGCGGTGGTGGACCGGGTGCAGAAGCGTGAGCCGATCCCCGAGCAGCGCTCGCCCTACGGCGACTTCGACAGCGTGATGAACGCCCTGGTCAGCCAACTGAAGCAGGGGCCCTGGATGCTCGGCGAACAGTTCACCGCCGCTGATGTGCTCTGGGGTAGCGCGCTGAACTGGACCACCCAATTCGGGCTGATCCCGGAGGTGCCGGTGATTCGAGACTATGTCGGCCGCTTCATTGCCCGCCCCTCGTATCAGCGCGCCCTGGCCAAGGACGCCGAACTGGCCGCCGCCCAGGCCGCCACGGCCTGACAATGTCGCCCCCCCCGGCATCTCCCGCCCCGGCCAGGCCGGGGCGGGTTCCACCCGTAACACGTCGCTTGCGTGGTGCTGGGGCCGGCGCTAGGGTAGCCGCGCTATCCAACGGAACTCGTCCATGCGCCTCGCCCTCCTCACACTCCTGCTCACCCTTGCCGCTCCGGTCTTCGCCGCGCCAGCGCCCTTCTTCATCTGGCAGAGCAAGCTGGATGGCGGGCTGACGTGCGCCCAGACCAGCCCCGGCGACGGTTGGCTGCGCCTGGGCGGGCCGTTCCGTGATGCCGGCTGCCGCGTGCCCTACTGATATGCAGCACAGCGTCTCCCCCGTCGGTTACGTCCGTTCCTGCTTCAAGGAAAAGTTCGCTATCCCCCGCCAGCCGCACCTGGCCCCCGCCGCCCGCGGGGTGTTGGAGCTGGTGCCGCCGTTCGACACCGGGGATGCCGTGGCGGGGCTGGAGCAGGTCAGCCATGTCTGGCTCCTGTTCCTCTTCCACCAGGCCCTGGAGGACAAACCACGCCTGAAAGTGCGTCCGCCGCGCCTGGGGGGCAACCAGTCCATCGGGGTGTTCGCCAGCCGCTCCACCCACCGGCCCAATGGGATCGGCCAGTCGGTGGTGAAGCTGGAGAAGGTGGAAGCCGGGCGCCTCTGGCTGTCCGGCATCGACCTGCTGGACGGGACTCCCGTCATCGATATCAAGCCCTACGTGCCCTACGCCGACCGCCAGGATGGCGCGCTGAACGCCATCGCCGACGCCGCGCCTGAGTTGATCCCGGTGGAATGGGAGCCGGCCGCGCTGCTCCAGGCCCGCGAGCACGGCCAGCGCCTGGGCGAACCCCTGGCCGAACTGGTGGAGCAGTGCCTGGCCCAGGATCCGCGTCCGGCCTACCAGAAGCCCGAGCCCGAGCGCCGCTACGGCGCCCGCCTGTGGGATGTGGATGTGCGCTGGCATTACCCCGAGCCGGGGCGGATTCGCGTGCTGGAAATCGCGCGGGGCTAAGCCTTTTGTAGGAGCGAATTCATTCGCGAATGAATTCGCTCCTACAGTCGCAGGGCTCAGTGGGCAGCATTCAGCGCCAGTGAATCCGCTTCGATGCAGTCCTGCTGGAGGATCAGCGGCTCGACCAGTGGCCGACTGGCCAGGAAGTGCGGGGTCTGCATGTGGGCCTCGAAGGCGGCCTCATCGGTGTAGACCTCATAGAGCCAGACCAGATCGGGATCGCTGCGGTCCTGCAGCACATCGAACACCAGACAACCGGGCTCGTCGCGCACCGAGGCGGCAGCGTTGACGCGCATGGCGTCCATGAAGGCTTCGAGGCTGCCGGGACGCAGCTGGGTCTTCAGAAGCAGGCAGTACACGTGATTCTCCCTTTGTCTTATATTCAGAGAAATATTGTATACAAAAGTGGAGTCCCGAAAATGTC contains the following coding sequences:
- a CDS encoding AcvB/VirJ family lysyl-phosphatidylglycerol hydrolase, yielding MLKRNWRHLLLILIVLLVGALLLLWSRPTPQAKLEHLKAADGSPMTLANPAGAVQHRALLMASGDQRLTDADLLVLARSSNARLLQLDLPAKDCAAQQQRLQQARETLGGEPTLVAGIGPAATFAWRWLAGQGDDNAQALSIDFSLDSPDCPAPLPQKAPHGHWLAAWNDNPDDPSAAFARNQDNAETLISDYDTSLVQLLQQRLAGLLQGQGDPLPVVEVPADQHVDTVTLFYSGDGGWRDLDRAVADEMAKRDYPVVGIDALRYFWQHKSPEQGAADLSRLMKDYREKWGAKRFVLAGYSFGADVLPAFYNRLPQADQQQVDAIILLALARSGSFEIEVQGWLGKAGQEAATGPELAKLPAAKVLCVFGKDEADESGCTQAGAVGENLELPGGHHYDENYPALAEKLLKAVEKRQSSPTET
- a CDS encoding cytochrome b — its product is MSLKNAPSRYGNLSIALHWLMLILIAAVYACIELKGNFPKGSETRDLLKEWHFMLGLAVFFLVGLRVIGRMISPTPAIKPEPAGWQNALAKLMHLGLYALMIGAPLAGWLILSAAGKPIPFFGMELPALIGPNKELAGDIKELHELAGTAGYWLIGLHAVAALFHHYVVRDNTLVRMMPGRG
- a CDS encoding potassium transporter Kup; this encodes MSDSVTQSAEQHEGHTASGLGMLVAAAGVVYGDIGTSPLYTLKEVFSAQYGVQVNHDGVLGVLSLIFWSLVWVVSIKYMLFVLRADNDGEGGAMALTALAQRAARSRPRLKVAVLLLGLFGTALFYGDSMITPAISVLSAIEGLDLAFEGIGHWVVPLSLIVLVGLFLIQKHGTARIGILFGPIMVLWFSVLGALGLYGIVQQPEVLKAVNPWWCVHFFITHPGVGVAILGAVVLALTGAEALYADMGHFGRKPIARAWFFLVLPGLVLNYFGQGAAILSDASAARNPFYLLAPGWALLPMVLLSTLATVIASQAVISGAFSLTRQAMQLGYIPRMFVQHTSQQEQGQIYISAVNWALMVGVVLLVLGFESSGALASAYGVAVTGTMLITTLLVAVVMLLLWKTPWWLALPVLLGFLFVDSLFFAANVPKIVQGGAFPVIAGAALFTLMTTWKRGKQIVVDRLDETALPLPLFISSIRSQPPIRVQGTAVFLTARPDAVPHALLHNLLHNQVLHDQVVLLTVASEDTPRVPAERRFEVDSYGDGFFRVILHFGFIEEPDVPAALKLCHLNELDFSPMRTTYFLSRETVIPTKRIGMARWREALFAFLLKNANSNLKFFNLPLNRVIELGTQVEI
- the rimO gene encoding 30S ribosomal protein S12 methylthiotransferase RimO gives rise to the protein MSTATPKVGFVSLGCPKATVDSERILTQLRMEGYEIVPTYQDADVVVVNTCGFIDSAKAESLDAIGEAIAENGKVIVTGCMGVSEDSIRDVHPSVLAVTGPQQYEQVVNAVHEVVPPKADHDPFIDLVPPQGVKLTPRHYAYLKISEGCNHSCSFCIIPSMRGKLVSRPVGDVLSEAERLVKAGVKELLVISQDTSAYGVDLKYKLDFWNGQPVKTRMLELCEALSAMGVWVRLHYVYPYPNVDDVIPLMAEGKLLPYLDIPFQHASPKVLKAMKRPAFEDKTLARIKKWREICPDLTIRSTFIVGFPGETEEDFQYLLDWLTEAQLDRVGCFQYSPVDGAPANDLGLEPVPDDVKQDRWERFMAHQQAISTARLQLKIGREMDVLIDEVDDEGAVARSWADAPEIDGSVFIESTSVKPGDKVRVRIVDADEYDMWAELV
- a CDS encoding DUF393 domain-containing protein, giving the protein MLKVFYDGACPRCIADRRWYESLPRAGEGVEWVDITGRDEELLALGIDPYLALTELHVQDESGHIHRELDAYILLLARVPRLAFVARLIALPLIKPLLSRAYRHWVIRRLQRDGRL
- a CDS encoding glutathione S-transferase, which translates into the protein MTSENRQVTLYHCPYTRSTGALTLLEELGVEYNLHVMNMKLGEQRKPEFLAINPMGKVPTLTHGDAVVTEQVSVYLYLADLYPEAKLAPPLGNPLRGPYLRWMVFYGSCFEPAVVDRVQKREPIPEQRSPYGDFDSVMNALVSQLKQGPWMLGEQFTAADVLWGSALNWTTQFGLIPEVPVIRDYVGRFIARPSYQRALAKDAELAAAQAATA
- the tsaA gene encoding tRNA (N6-threonylcarbamoyladenosine(37)-N6)-methyltransferase TrmO, with translation MQHSVSPVGYVRSCFKEKFAIPRQPHLAPAARGVLELVPPFDTGDAVAGLEQVSHVWLLFLFHQALEDKPRLKVRPPRLGGNQSIGVFASRSTHRPNGIGQSVVKLEKVEAGRLWLSGIDLLDGTPVIDIKPYVPYADRQDGALNAIADAAPELIPVEWEPAALLQAREHGQRLGEPLAELVEQCLAQDPRPAYQKPEPERRYGARLWDVDVRWHYPEPGRIRVLEIARG
- a CDS encoding putative quinol monooxygenase, coding for MYCLLLKTQLRPGSLEAFMDAMRVNAAASVRDEPGCLVFDVLQDRSDPDLVWLYEVYTDEAAFEAHMQTPHFLASRPLVEPLILQQDCIEADSLALNAAH